In a genomic window of Mageeibacillus indolicus UPII9-5:
- the thyA gene encoding thymidylate synthase gives MSKVDNIFINNCRYILEHGISTVGHTVRPHWPDGTPAHTLKTFALVNRYDLSEEFPLLTLRKINFKAALDEMLWIWQRKSNKIADLNSKIWDSWAGEDGTIGKAYGYQLGVKHHYPEGDMDQVDRVLYLLRNDPYSRRIITNIYNHADLNEMNLYPCAYSVTFNVTGNRLNALLNQRSQDMLVANNWNVAQYAALLLMIAKITGYEPGELVHVIADAHIYDRHIPLVEELIKQPTYSAPKVELKYSGNDFYAVNVDDFVVTNYHCGPLLKGIPVAI, from the coding sequence ATGAGCAAAGTAGATAACATTTTTATCAACAACTGCCGTTATATCTTGGAACACGGTATATCAACGGTTGGTCATACGGTGAGACCGCATTGGCCGGACGGAACCCCGGCCCACACACTTAAAACGTTTGCCCTAGTCAATCGCTATGACCTAAGTGAAGAATTTCCGCTTTTGACGTTGCGCAAAATAAACTTTAAGGCAGCATTGGACGAAATGCTGTGGATTTGGCAACGTAAATCGAACAAAATTGCCGACTTAAACAGCAAAATTTGGGACAGTTGGGCAGGCGAGGACGGTACTATCGGTAAGGCCTACGGATACCAGCTGGGAGTCAAGCATCATTATCCAGAGGGGGATATGGATCAGGTAGATCGTGTGCTATACCTCTTGCGTAATGATCCGTACAGTCGACGTATTATCACTAACATTTATAATCATGCAGATTTGAATGAAATGAATCTTTATCCTTGCGCCTACAGCGTAACGTTTAATGTTACTGGTAATCGCCTCAATGCCTTGCTGAATCAGCGCAGCCAGGACATGTTGGTGGCGAATAACTGGAACGTTGCGCAATATGCAGCCCTATTACTGATGATTGCCAAAATTACCGGATATGAGCCCGGCGAACTGGTTCATGTTATAGCTGATGCCCATATTTATGACCGTCATATTCCTCTAGTTGAGGAATTGATCAAGCAACCTACTTATTCCGCGCCTAAGGTTGAACTTAAATATAGCGGTAATGATTTTTACGCTGTAAACGTTGATGATTTTGTGGTCACTAATTATCACTGCGGACCATTGTTAAAAGGAATTCCGGTAGCAATATGA